From the Mycobacterium noviomagense genome, the window GCTTAACCCGCTCTGTCAGTGCTGGGATGCTGACAACGTGTTCGTGACGGACGGTGCATGTTTCGTCTCCTCCGGATTCCAGAATCCGACGCTCACAATGATGGCCCTCACCGTTCGAGCGTGTCAGTTCATCGTTCGCGACTATCTGAGGCCCGCGATCTAATGGACTACGGGAAGGTTGCCGGCATTGATAAGCCCGTCTCCAGAATCGTCTTCGGCACTGATCGGTTGCGCGGCCGGCGACTGCCGTGGTCGCCAACAAGAAGCCTTGAGCAACAAGCCTTCTCGCTTTTAGATAAGTCATTTGAGCTGGGATGCAATACCTTCGACACAGCACGCATGTACTGGGACAGCGAACGCACGTTGGGTGCCTGGATTCGGGCGCGGCGGAACCGCGACAACGTTGTGGTCGTCAGTAAAGGATGTGCTCCCAACCTCCTCTTAGGACGCCCGCGGGTCTCTCCGTCGGTTGTGTCGCACGACCTGCACGCATCCCTCAAGGCGCTCCGCACCGATTGTATTGATCTGTATCTACTTCACTACGACGATCCCACCGCACCAGTCGAACCGCTCATGGAGCAGCTCAACCGTCACGTCGACGAGGGCAAGATCAAAGCGATAGGTGCCTCTAACTGGTCGCACGAGCGCATTGCCGCCGCCAATACGTTTGCTGCTCGCAATGGATTGAAACCGTTCAGCGCGTCGAGCGTTCAATTCAGCCTCGCCGAGTGGACGCAGGCTTTCTACCCTGGCGCCGTCACCCTGGCAGGGGACGGCCAGCATGTCGCAAGAGAATGGTATGCGGCGCAAGAGCTGCCAGTGTTCGCGTATTCCAGCCTCGCCCGCGGGTTTTTTTCGGACCACTACCAGCCGGAGAACCCAGACCTCAACCGTGTCAGCCGGTGGTGTGCGAGCCACTTCGGGTCCGAAGAGAACATCCAACGGCTCGAGCGCACAAGGTCGTTCGCGCGTGAGCATCACCTCACCGTTGCGCAGGTTGCGCTCGCGTACGTGCTGTGCCACCCGCTCCACGCGTTTGCCGTGGTCGGCTGCACAACATCCGAGAAGTTCGCGGAGAACGTAGCCGCACTGTCTGTGAAGCTCGATGAGGCGACGCTTCACTGGTTAGCCACGGGACATGGCCGATGAAGAACTCCTGTTCTACGGTCGTCTCGGCATCAGTCCATGGCATACCAGCCGGGTGTGCTTTGCAGCTGGGCGGCATCCATGACGCTGGTATTCATGTCGATCTCGGCGTATGAGCGATAAGCGGAGCAGTCCGCCCAGTCGAACATCGGCCATCAGGCTCAACGCCCTTAGGTCACCCGAGCCGAGACCTGGAGGTGAACCCGTGGGGCGAGCCGATCAGCGGGCAGTAGATCGGATGACCATACACCGCATATGGAGAGCATTTCTCATTGCCGGCGCGCTCATGGTCGTTGCGGCATGTTATTTAGAACCAGCCCTCGCCGTCGCGATCGCCCTACTTCTGGTTTTGCTCCTCTGCGCACGCCTGGCTTATCGGGGTCGCGACCGCTTCATTCCGAACTTATACGCTCGCGACATCAGCGTCTATGACGACTCATATCGTTCGTTTATCGGCCGCACGATGTCGGATCTGCGCCAGCGGAGGATTCGAGGCCATACGCTTTTGTGGGAGGCATCGCGCCTAGCCAGGCATTGCGGCGAGCATCCTGACGAACTGGTTCTCGATCTAGGTGTCTGGATCGGGTGGTCGACAAGACTCATATCTGATGCTTGCAATTGCACGGTGTACGGCTTCGATACCTTTACGGGACTTGTCGAAGACTGGCAAGTCGAGGGCCAGGCGGTTATAGAGCGGGGGTCTTTTTCAGTATCAGAACCGTTGGCGCAACGGTTTATGCGCGATACCGGTGTGACCTTCTACGACGACTTACCGGCGGTGCTCGGTCGCAAGGTGCACTTTATTAGGGGCAGTACTTATGACACGTTGACGCCGTTCTTGGCCGACCACCCAGGCGTACCAATCAGGCTCTTTCACATGGATTTGGATACATATGACAGTTGCCTGCATGCGTTGGAAGCGTGTAAAAATCACTTCGTCGAAGGATCTATCTTGGTCTTCGACGAGTATTTGGTCACCGACGGCGAACTACGGGCGTTTTACGATTTCCAGAGCCGCTACGAGCTGGAATGGCAATACCGGGCTTGGGGCCTCGAGATAATGGAGATGAACGTCGAGATGACTACTGCGCGCTGGAGGCGCGTGTGGTACTCCATTCTCCGTATCGGATTACACTGGTTGGACATGCCGGGTAACTACACCTGGGCGTTTTACCGCAGGCCATTTTGGCGATTTTGGCTGGGCGCTCCTATCGGCGATATACTTTTCATGCTTGGTGCAGCCGGACAACGGAAGTCGGTCAGCCTTGAAATTACCGGTCTAGGTAAGTTAGACCGGGGAGGCCAGCGTCAACGCCAGGAATGAATGAAACGCTAAACGGAATAAACGTGCGGCGGGTTCAATAATGCGCGACTTGCTTCCGATGGCGCCGAATTCCTTCGCTAGTGATCGTGGTTTAAACCAATCTTCTCGAATTCCACTGCCGCATGGTCGCCCGTTGTGGCGCTGATCAACGGCGTGGGTAACCCCGGAGGGACACCGTCGGTAATTCAACTGTGTCCGGGTCGTCGTCGTGCTCTTCCCTGAGGAGCAAGGACCGAACCAACGGACGCGGTCCGTACGGCCTGAGCATTTGGCTAGCGGGCCGGGGGCGCACTGTTTGCGGCCACCAGAACCACCGGCCGAGCAGCGCGGCAATGGACGGTGTCATGAACGAGCGCACGACCAGCGTGTCGAACAACAGACCGAGACCGATAGTCGTTCCCACTTGTGCGATGATGCGCAGGTCACTGACTGCCATCGACATCATTGTGAACGCGAACACCAGACCAGCGTTCGTCACGACTTTGCCGGTGCCACCCATTGCACGGATGATGCCCGTCTTAATTCCGGCGGCGATTTCCTCTTTCATCCGGGACACCAGCAGCAGGTTGTAGTCAGACCCCACGGCCAACAGGATGATCACCGACATCGGAAGCACCATCCAGTGCAGCTTGATGCCCAGGATATATTGCCAGACCAGCACCGACAGTCCAAAGGAAGCACCCAAAGAAATTGCCACCGTGCCGACGATAACCAGTGCGGCAATAAAACTTCGCGTGATGATCAGCATGATGATGAAAATGAGGCAGAGCGAACCGACTCCTGCGATCAATAGATCGAAGGTAGAGCCGTCCGACCAGTCCTTATAGGTTGCCGCCGTGCCGGCGACATAGACTTTCGCGCTCGTCAGGGGTGTGCCTTTGAGTGCCTCCTCTGCGGCCGTCCTGATCTGGTTGACTCGCTTGATTCCGTCGGGCGAAGCGGGGTCGCCGCGCTGCGAGATAATTAATCGGGCTGCTTTCCCGTCGGGCGACAGGAAGGAACTCATCGCGCGGCGGAAGTCCTTGTTTTGGAAAACTTCCGGAGGTAGGTAGAAAGAATCGTCATTTTTGGCGGCATCATATGCTTGTCCCATGGCCATTGCGTTGTTGCTGGAGTCTTCCATCTCGTCGAAGGTCCCGGACATGGTGCTGTGCATGGTGAGCATCATGGTGCGCATGTTCTGCATGTTCGCTATCATCGGCGGGAAGTACTGGAGCATCTGCTGCATGAGCGTATCCATTTGATCGAGGTCTTTCTCGAGCTCATGCATCTTCTCGGTAAGTACATCGACACCGTCGATGGTATCGAATATGCTTCTCAATGACCAACAGATCGGAATGTCGTAGCAGTGCTTTTCCCAATAGAAGTAGCTACGAATGGGCCGCCACATATCCTCGAAGTCCGCAATGTGATCCCGCAACTCATCAGTGACAGCGATCATTTCCTTCGTGGTAACAATGGTGTGATGAGTTATAGCGGTCATTTGTTGCGTCACACCGTACATATGCTGCATTATGCCGATCATCTTGGCCATGTCATCGGCCTGCTTCAGCATGTCGTCTGTTCTGGCTTTCATATATTTCATATCTTGCTGCTGCATCGCGTTTTGCATGCTGAGCAAAAATGGTATAGAAGTATGATTAATCGGTGTTCCCTCCGGCCGGGTGATGCCCTGTACCCGCGAGATTCCGGGAATCCGGAAGACTGCCTTGGCTAGTTTGTTGAGTACCAGAAAGTCTGCTGGATTGCGCATATCGTGATCGGACTCGATCATCAGGATTTCCGGCATCATTCGTGACTGCGAGAAATGCCGGTCGGCTGCCGCATAACCCAAATTGGCCGGGAGGTCTTGAGGAATATACTTGCGGTCGTCGTAGCTTGTCTTGTAGCCCGGCAGAGTCAGCAGACCGATCAGTGCGATCGCGCATGCGGCAGTCAGAATCGGCGCGGGCCAGCGGACAATAGCGGTGCCTACTCGACGCCAGCGACGGACTCTGACGGTGCGCTTCGGCTCGAATAGCCCAAAGCGGCTGCCGGCGGCGATAGCTGCCGGCACCAGCGTGAGCGCCACCGCGACCGCAACGACCATGCCCACGGCGCACGGGACACCCATGGTCTGGAAATAGGGCATCCGGGTGAAGCTCAAGCAGAAAATCGCACCGGCGATCGTCAAACCGGAAGCCAAGACAACGGGAGCGACCCCGCGGTAGGTGGTGTAATAGGCCGTTTCTGGATCCTCGCCCGCGGTACGTGCCTCGTGATAGCGGCCAAAGAAAAATATTGCGTAATCTGTTCCGGCCGCGATCGCGAGAGACACAAGCAGGTTAATGGCAAACGTGGAAAGTACAAGAATATCGTTGTTGCCGAGAAAAGCCACGATTCCTCGGGCCGCCGCTAATTCGATGCCAACCATGACCAGCAGCAAGACCACGGTGATGACCGAGCGGTAGACAAGAAGCAGCATTGTGAAGATCACTGCGACCGTCACTGCGGTGATCTTCACAATGGATTTGTTTCCACTGTGCTGCATGTCCACGATGAGTGGAGACGCGCCGGTGACATAGGCCGCGACCCCAGGAGGTGCCGGCGTCCGCTTGACGATATCCCGCACCGCTGCCACGGATTCGTCGCCCAGCGTGGTGCCTTGGTTGCCGGCCAGATTCAATTGCACGTATGCGGCCTTGCCATCGGCGCTTTCGGCGCCCGCCGCCGTGAGCCGATCTCCCCACAAATCCTGGACGTGTTCAACGTGCCTCGGGTCAGCTCTTAACTCGCGAATTAGCTCGGCATAGTATTTGTGAGCCTCTTCGCCGAGTGGCTGCTGCCCCTCGAGGACGATCATCGCGAAACTGTCCGAATTGGACTCTTTGAAGTCTTTGCCCATCCGGACCATGGCCTGTACAGACGGCGCGTCTTTGGGGCTCATTGACACCGAATGCTGCTGACCGACCTTCTCCAGCGATGGAACCCCGAAGGTGACAAGCAGAACCAGCGCCACCCACGCCAGGATGACGACGAGCGAAAACCGGTGGATTGTGCGCGCCACCAGCGCCTGCCGAGGTGGTTGGTTCCTCATTCGGCCTTCCAAAGCCAGCAGAAGGTAGCCATCGCTAGCTCCTCAGCAACAAGGACCGTACCAGTGGACGAGGTCCTGTCGGCCGAAGTAATGCACTGGCAGGCCGAGGACGCACTTGTTGCGGCCACCAGAACCACCGTCCTAGCAGCGCGGCGACCGACGGCGTCATGAACGCGCGCACGATCAGCGTGTCAAACAGCAGCCCGAGGCCGATGGTGGTCCCGATCTGCGCGATGATGGTCAGGTCGCTGACGACCATGGACATCATGGTGAAAGCGAACACCAGGCCTGCATTCGTCACGACTTTGCCGGTACCACCCATCGCGCGGATGATGCCCGTCTTTATGCCGGCACCGATTTCCTCTCGCATACGTGATACCAGCAGCAGGTTGTAGTCAGATCCGACCGCCAACAGGACGATCACCGACATCGCCAGCACCACCCAGTGTATTTGTATGCCGAGGAGGTACTGCCAGACGAGGACCGAAAGCCCGAACGACGCTCCGAGCGAAAGCGCCACCGTACCGACGATAACCAGCGCCGCGATGAAGCTTCTGGTCATGATCAGCATGATGATGAAAATCAGGCACAGCGCAGCCACTGCCGCGATCAACAGATCGTATCGGGAGCCGTCTACTATGTCTTTCGCCATCGCGGCGGTGCCGGTGAGGTAAATCTTCGCGTTTTCCAGCGGAGTTCCCTTCAGCGCCTCCTCGGCCGCGGTTTTTATTGCATCGACCCGCGAGATGCCCTCGGGTGACGCGGGATCGCCCTTCTGGGTGATAAGCATCCGGGTGGCTTTCCCGTCCGGCGACACAAAGACCTTCAGGATCCGTTGGACGTCCTTGTTCTTGAAGATGTCCGGCGGCAGGTAGAAGGTGTCGTCGTTCTTGGCTTTGTCGAAAGCCTTCCCCATAGCTGTCGCATTGTCGCTGTTGTCCTCCATCTGGCCGAAAATTCCGGACATTGTGCTGTGCATGGTCAGCATCATGGTCCGCGAGCTCTGCATGGTCGCAATCATCGGCGGGAACTGGGTCAGTAGC encodes:
- a CDS encoding aldo/keto reductase; this translates as MDYGKVAGIDKPVSRIVFGTDRLRGRRLPWSPTRSLEQQAFSLLDKSFELGCNTFDTARMYWDSERTLGAWIRARRNRDNVVVVSKGCAPNLLLGRPRVSPSVVSHDLHASLKALRTDCIDLYLLHYDDPTAPVEPLMEQLNRHVDEGKIKAIGASNWSHERIAAANTFAARNGLKPFSASSVQFSLAEWTQAFYPGAVTLAGDGQHVAREWYAAQELPVFAYSSLARGFFSDHYQPENPDLNRVSRWCASHFGSEENIQRLERTRSFAREHHLTVAQVALAYVLCHPLHAFAVVGCTTSEKFAENVAALSVKLDEATLHWLATGHGR
- a CDS encoding MMPL/RND family transporter, whose amino-acid sequence is MRNQPPRQALVARTIHRFSLVVILAWVALVLLVTFGVPSLEKVGQQHSVSMSPKDAPSVQAMVRMGKDFKESNSDSFAMIVLEGQQPLGEEAHKYYAELIRELRADPRHVEHVQDLWGDRLTAAGAESADGKAAYVQLNLAGNQGTTLGDESVAAVRDIVKRTPAPPGVAAYVTGASPLIVDMQHSGNKSIVKITAVTVAVIFTMLLLVYRSVITVVLLLVMVGIELAAARGIVAFLGNNDILVLSTFAINLLVSLAIAAGTDYAIFFFGRYHEARTAGEDPETAYYTTYRGVAPVVLASGLTIAGAIFCLSFTRMPYFQTMGVPCAVGMVVAVAVALTLVPAAIAAGSRFGLFEPKRTVRVRRWRRVGTAIVRWPAPILTAACAIALIGLLTLPGYKTSYDDRKYIPQDLPANLGYAAADRHFSQSRMMPEILMIESDHDMRNPADFLVLNKLAKAVFRIPGISRVQGITRPEGTPINHTSIPFLLSMQNAMQQQDMKYMKARTDDMLKQADDMAKMIGIMQHMYGVTQQMTAITHHTIVTTKEMIAVTDELRDHIADFEDMWRPIRSYFYWEKHCYDIPICWSLRSIFDTIDGVDVLTEKMHELEKDLDQMDTLMQQMLQYFPPMIANMQNMRTMMLTMHSTMSGTFDEMEDSSNNAMAMGQAYDAAKNDDSFYLPPEVFQNKDFRRAMSSFLSPDGKAARLIISQRGDPASPDGIKRVNQIRTAAEEALKGTPLTSAKVYVAGTAATYKDWSDGSTFDLLIAGVGSLCLIFIIMLIITRSFIAALVIVGTVAISLGASFGLSVLVWQYILGIKLHWMVLPMSVIILLAVGSDYNLLLVSRMKEEIAAGIKTGIIRAMGGTGKVVTNAGLVFAFTMMSMAVSDLRIIAQVGTTIGLGLLFDTLVVRSFMTPSIAALLGRWFWWPQTVRPRPASQMLRPYGPRPLVRSLLLREEHDDDPDTVELPTVSLRGYPRR
- a CDS encoding class I SAM-dependent methyltransferase: MTIHRIWRAFLIAGALMVVAACYLEPALAVAIALLLVLLLCARLAYRGRDRFIPNLYARDISVYDDSYRSFIGRTMSDLRQRRIRGHTLLWEASRLARHCGEHPDELVLDLGVWIGWSTRLISDACNCTVYGFDTFTGLVEDWQVEGQAVIERGSFSVSEPLAQRFMRDTGVTFYDDLPAVLGRKVHFIRGSTYDTLTPFLADHPGVPIRLFHMDLDTYDSCLHALEACKNHFVEGSILVFDEYLVTDGELRAFYDFQSRYELEWQYRAWGLEIMEMNVEMTTARWRRVWYSILRIGLHWLDMPGNYTWAFYRRPFWRFWLGAPIGDILFMLGAAGQRKSVSLEITGLGKLDRGGQRQRQE